The sequence CGCTGACGGAGAACCTGGCCGAGGCGCCGCATGCGGATGGTACGGTAATTCGCCCGCGGACCAATCCCTTTTCCCCGGAAGGCGGCGTGGCGGTGCTGCAGGGCAATCTGGCACCCGAAGGGGCTGTGGTTAAAAGCTCTGCGGTAGCCCCCGAGGAATGGCAATTCCGCGGTCCAGCCAAGGTGTACGAGTCGGAAGAAGAGTGCATGGAGCATTTTGAACAAGGAAAGATTGTTCCCGGCGATGTGGTGATTGTGCGCAACGAAGGCCCCAAAGGCGGACCAGGTATGCGGGAAATGCACCGCGTGACTGAAGTTTTGGCCAAAGTGGGCCATACGGCGCTGATTACGGATGGCCGCTACTCTGGGGCGTCCGGCGGGTTGGCGATAGGGTATCTGTCACCAGAGGCGGCGGATGGCGGCGCTATTGCGTACGTGCAAAACGGAGACATGATTTCCATTGATATTGCCCAGCGCAGCTTGCTCTGGGAAGTTTCGCCGGAGGAAGAAGCGCGGCGGCGTCAAGAAAAGACGCCCAGGGAAATCGAAGAAGACAGCCTGTTCTTGAAGCTGTACGGAGCGCATGCTTCTTCAGCTTCACGCGGCGCTGTGCGTAAAGCGTAAAGGAGGCGGCCATGAAAAAAGAGGAAGTCTTGCGGCGGATTACGGACTGCGGTTTGGTGGCGGTGGTGCGCGCCGCCAGCGGTGAAGAAGCTAAACGCATTACCGACGCCTGTATTGCCGGCGGGGTAGCGGGTATTGAAATCACCTTTACCGTGCCGGGGGCGCATAAAGTGGTGGAAGAGCTGGCGAAGACCTACGGACAGGGCGAAGTAGTGCTGGGCGTAGGGAGTGTGCTGGATCCGGAGACGGCCCGCGTGGCCATTCTGAGCGGCGCCGAATACGTGGTGACTCCTAGCTTGCATGCTGAAACCATCCGCCTTTGCAATCGGTACCGCGTGCCGGTTATGCCGGGCGTATCGACGCTGAAGGATGTCGTCAGCGCCTTGGAGCTGGGAGCGGACATTATCAAGGTCTTTCCGGGAGAACTCTTTGGGCCCAAGATTATCAAAGCCTTTCACGGGCCGGTGCCCCAGGCGCAGCTTATGCCGACTGGCGGCGTATCGGTGGATAATGTAGGCGAATGGATCCGCGCTGGCGCTGTAGCCGTAGGGGCTGGGGGCAGTCTGACGGGAAGCGCCAAAGACGGAGATTATGCGGGAATTACGGAGACGGCGAAGAAGTTCCTAGCCGCCATTCAAGAAGCGCGTCAAGGATTGCTGCCGGCATAGGCAGGATAACAGGAGGAAAGCGATGAGTGAGACAGCATTATTTATCGGCGTAGACATCGGCACCACCGGTGTGCGTTCTGTTGTTTACCAGCCGGATGGGACGGCGCTGGCAACAGCAGCGGAAGAATACCCGCTGCACACGGACCAGAGCGGCGCGGCGGAACAAGATCCGGACATGCTGCTGGCGGCGATGGAACGGGTAATCCAAAAGACCGTGCAGGATATCGGCGCAGCGGCAACGCAGGTAAAAGGCCTGTGCTTCAGTACGGTGCTGCACAGCCTTGTTTGTTTAGATGAGGCGGGAAAACCGTTGATGCCCATGATGACCTGGGCGGATACGCGGGGCCAGATGATCAAGGAAGAGCTGAAAAATCACATTAATATGCAGGCGGTTTATGCGCGGACTTGTTGTCCCCTGCACCCCATGTATCCATTGTTGAAGGTATACTGGATGAAAAAATACCGTCCGGAAATTTTTGCGCAAACAGCTTGCTTTGGCTCGATTAAAGATTATCTGATGGAGCGCTTGACAGGGCAGCGTTTGGTGGACCGTTCCATTGCCAGCGGTTCCGGTCTTTATGACTGTTTTAAGGGTGACTGGGATGAAGAACTTCTGGGAGTGCTGGGCATCTCTCCGCAGCAGATGGTGCCGGTACGGCCCACAACGGACGCGGTGCCGCTGCTGCCGGAAGCCGCTAAACGGCTGGGCTTGCCGGCAGCGGCCGTGGCTGTTTTAGGAGCCGGTGACGGCATGATGGCCAATGTCGGTGTTGGAGCCGTCAAACCGGGACAGATTAACATCACTATCGGCACCAGTGGTGCTGTGCGCATGGTCTGCGAGCAGCCGAAGAATGACGAGA comes from Anaeromusa acidaminophila DSM 3853 and encodes:
- a CDS encoding bifunctional 2-keto-4-hydroxyglutarate aldolase/2-keto-3-deoxy-6-phosphogluconate aldolase; its protein translation is MKKEEVLRRITDCGLVAVVRAASGEEAKRITDACIAGGVAGIEITFTVPGAHKVVEELAKTYGQGEVVLGVGSVLDPETARVAILSGAEYVVTPSLHAETIRLCNRYRVPVMPGVSTLKDVVSALELGADIIKVFPGELFGPKIIKAFHGPVPQAQLMPTGGVSVDNVGEWIRAGAVAVGAGGSLTGSAKDGDYAGITETAKKFLAAIQEARQGLLPA
- a CDS encoding gluconokinase, encoding MSETALFIGVDIGTTGVRSVVYQPDGTALATAAEEYPLHTDQSGAAEQDPDMLLAAMERVIQKTVQDIGAAATQVKGLCFSTVLHSLVCLDEAGKPLMPMMTWADTRGQMIKEELKNHINMQAVYARTCCPLHPMYPLLKVYWMKKYRPEIFAQTACFGSIKDYLMERLTGQRLVDRSIASGSGLYDCFKGDWDEELLGVLGISPQQMVPVRPTTDAVPLLPEAAKRLGLPAAAVAVLGAGDGMMANVGVGAVKPGQINITIGTSGAVRMVCEQPKNDEKGRTWCYNLTEKHWMIGGAITNGGIAFRWMRDKFSETEQRVAEKLGLDSYALLSHYAEKVPAGSDGLILLPFFAGERAPYWNADARGVLFGLTLNHDKRHMIRATLEGICYRIKSILDALEEVTGEAKEIRLSGSFTRSNLWMQILADVLGRKISLPKVEEGAAFGAALLGFYALGLVDSVEVAADMVGIQKVFEPNPADSQTYAELYPIYLAAYWGLQEPFKEIAAYQRSRELLV